One window from the genome of Nicotiana sylvestris chromosome 9, ASM39365v2, whole genome shotgun sequence encodes:
- the LOC104228949 gene encoding uncharacterized protein, whose product MDESNYYFMRRSHVPAFGCWDCNDNEFPIPFTQCFESARQAGLLRYSYYEDPDLYVAGDLYQNDIVTPTMIVVPRRKRKAVGKEGRKDCEYDDVKEGASPVPPAPHPSPKRAPKAVDEDLYKISPTLLYAKPKRKGFKEFFSSCLRPICVS is encoded by the exons ATGGAT GAGAGCAATTATTACTTCATGAGGAGGAGCCATGTTCCAGCATTTGGTTGCTGGGACTGTAACGATAATGAATTCCCAATTCCTTTCACACAGTGCTTTGAATCAGCTAGGCAAGCTGGTTTGCTTCGATATAGCTACTATGAAGACCCTGATTTGTACGTCGCTGGCGATCTTTACCAGAACGATATTGTCACTCCTACCATGATCGTCGTTCCTCGTCGTAAG AGAAAAGCAGTTggaaaagaaggaagaaaggatTGTGAATATGATGATGTGAAAGAAGGAGCAAGCCCTGTTCCACCAGCTCCTCATCCTTCACCTAAAAGGGCACCCAAAGCTGTAGATGAAGATCTCTACAAGATTTCCCCAACCTTGCTCTACGCTAAGCCTAAAAGG AAAGGCTTCAAGGAATTCTTTTCGAGCTGCCTGCGGCCAATTTGTGTTTCTTAA